The genomic DNA GCCACACCCCGGCCCAGCAGCACCAGGCCATACGAGGGCGCCAGCGCGGTGAGAAGCGCCCCCAGCACCCCGACGGCCAGGCCACCCAGCAGGACGCGGCGAAACCCCAGCCGGGCCCCGAGCAGCCCACCGACGAGCAGCAGCGCGGCGTAGGTGATGTTGTAGACGTTGACCGTCCATTGCAGGTCCGTGGGAGTCGTCTGAAAGGCCTGCTGGAGACTGGGGAGCGCCGGATTCACGGCGGCGACATTGAACATGACGACCACCACCGCCAGGCTGGAGGCGATCAGGGTGGAGCGTTGAGCGCGGGGATCAGCCGCCGTCATGGGGGTGCCCGGGGATGAGCTGACCCATCAGGCGGTCCCGGGTGGTCTTGAGGATGGCGTCACTGAGTTCGGGGTCGGACACGGCGCGGGACAGCATGACGGCGCCGACCATGCCGGAAAGGACGGGGAGCACTTCCGCCCGGCGCGCCGCCGCGTCCCCGGCCCGGGAGAGGGCGCTCAGTTCCTCAATCAGCCCCGCGAGGGTGGAGGTGAAGGCCTGCCGGACTTCCGGGGCCTGCCGGGCGACCTCGGCGGCGAGGGTCGGCAGCACGCAACTTCCCTCCGCCTGGGCATGGTCGCGGTGCTGGCGGCTGACATAGCT from Deinococcus aestuarii includes the following:
- a CDS encoding TetR/AcrR family transcriptional regulator, whose product is MARYGSGHARETREKILTAASLAFKADGLNTVGIGRLMGKAGLTHGGFYAHFSSKDALVQETLARSLRKTSTNLLQAAATTPPYGLGGVIRSYVSRQHRDHAQAEGSCVLPTLAAEVARQAPEVRQAFTSTLAGLIEELSALSRAGDAAARRAEVLPVLSGMVGAVMLSRAVSDPELSDAILKTTRDRLMGQLIPGHPHDGG